A genomic segment from Candidatus Brocadia sinica JPN1 encodes:
- the atpC gene encoding ATP synthase F1 subunit epsilon, translated as MAKTFKLEIITPEKVVYSNSVQSISADGTEGSFGVLADHAPLITELQTSILTVGDTNNKTIRFALDRGFLEVMANNVVVLTDACVTEGEVNVEKARAEKDTAEKTLSSGGNAEEKEKAMAILRRADTWLKLANK; from the coding sequence ATGGCTAAAACATTCAAACTAGAGATTATTACACCTGAAAAAGTTGTTTATAGTAATTCGGTTCAGAGTATCTCTGCCGATGGGACGGAGGGTTCCTTTGGCGTCCTAGCAGACCATGCACCATTGATTACGGAATTACAAACGAGTATTTTGACGGTTGGTGACACAAATAACAAGACAATACGGTTTGCACTTGATAGGGGGTTTTTGGAGGTCATGGCAAACAATGTCGTTGTTCTGACTGATGCATGTGTTACGGAAGGCGAAGTGAACGTTGAAAAGGCACGCGCTGAAAAGGATACTGCGGAAAAGACGCTATCCAGCGGAGGAAACGCCGAAGAGAAAGAAAAGGCGATGGCAATCCTCAGGCGAGCCGATACGTGGCTCAAGCTGGCCAATAAATAA
- the rfbB gene encoding dTDP-glucose 4,6-dehydratase, with translation MTILITGGAGFIGSHFVRRMINQGKRVAVLDKLTYAGNLENLKDIIEDPKMSQQFKFYKGDIGNQEFVEHIFVEENIDTIANFAAESHVDRSIRSASNFIDTDMKGVFVLLEASRRFSLKKFIQISTDEVYGTAHQGAFKETDALNPSNPYSASKAGGDRLAYAYWVTYKLPIIITRASNNYGTNQHPEKFIPLFITNALEDKKLPLYGDGRQIRDWIHVEDHCAGIDFIMNHGQDGEVYNIGGGNERYNIDTAHLILDELKKPRSLIEHVKDREGHDRRYALDCSKLMLLGWKPRIKFENGLSDTIHWYRNNQVWWKRIKNGEFMEYYNKQYSHRFADTDVQQTH, from the coding sequence ATGACAATTCTTATTACTGGTGGTGCGGGATTTATCGGAAGTCACTTCGTCCGCCGAATGATTAATCAAGGCAAGCGGGTAGCGGTGCTTGATAAGTTGACCTATGCGGGAAATCTCGAAAATCTTAAAGATATTATTGAAGATCCAAAGATGTCTCAACAGTTTAAATTTTACAAAGGTGACATCGGGAATCAGGAATTCGTAGAGCATATCTTTGTAGAGGAAAATATTGACACAATTGCCAATTTTGCTGCTGAATCACACGTAGACCGAAGTATTCGCAGCGCAAGTAACTTCATTGATACTGATATGAAGGGTGTTTTTGTTCTGCTCGAAGCATCGAGACGTTTCAGTTTAAAAAAGTTTATTCAGATATCTACCGACGAAGTTTATGGGACAGCCCATCAAGGTGCGTTTAAGGAGACGGATGCCCTAAATCCCAGTAATCCTTATTCTGCAAGTAAAGCCGGAGGAGATAGGCTGGCTTACGCTTATTGGGTGACGTATAAACTACCAATCATCATTACCAGAGCATCCAACAATTACGGTACTAATCAACATCCTGAGAAATTCATTCCGCTCTTTATCACAAATGCATTGGAGGATAAAAAACTACCCCTTTATGGCGATGGAAGGCAGATAAGGGATTGGATTCATGTTGAAGATCATTGTGCAGGTATTGATTTTATAATGAATCATGGGCAGGACGGTGAGGTGTATAATATCGGCGGAGGAAATGAACGATATAATATTGACACAGCGCACCTTATCCTGGATGAACTCAAAAAACCAAGGTCATTGATAGAACACGTCAAAGATAGGGAAGGACATGACAGACGTTATGCCCTGGATTGTAGCAAGCTAATGCTTCTGGGATGGAAACCACGGATAAAATTTGAAAATGGTCTGAGTGACACAATCCATTGGTACAGGAATAATCAGGTATGGTGGAAACGGATAAAGAACGGTGAGTTTATGGAGTATTACAACAAGCAATATAGTCACCGGTTTGCTGACACAGATGTGCAGCAAACTCATTAG
- a CDS encoding sigma-54-dependent transcriptional regulator: protein MSGEKILVIDDDLNILEVIRMRLKAWGYYVIVARNGEEAKSALSATSFNLVIIDLRLSEENGIELMEGIIRYHPNIPVIILTAHGSIESAVEAMRKGAYSYITKPFHNEDLSLHIKNALEKHYLTKEIEHLRSQLDEQHKFKHIIGKDKRMQEILDRVSMIAKTDCIVSVYGESGTGKELIARAIHYNSDRLKYPFVAINCGTVPEETLEEELFGHIRGHKDAHEKKEGLFIQADGGTIFLDEIGTISSSLQTKLLEVLQEGVIKPVGGTKSMKTNVRVIVASNTDMQKAVNDGTFRKDLFYKIHVVPIYIPPLRERRDDIPLLATYFLTGFCKVLKKDIIGFTPAAIQRMILYDWPGNVRELQNKIEHAIITTNKNIIATEDIFTSANILKNTFNSYKDAKERFEREYIENLLKISKGNISTASKMAKRYRADIYKLIKKYNLNPENYKNGLTKANTGRMWT, encoded by the coding sequence ATGTCAGGCGAAAAGATACTGGTCATAGACGACGATCTAAATATCCTGGAAGTTATCCGTATGCGGTTAAAGGCATGGGGTTATTACGTTATTGTTGCCAGGAACGGTGAGGAGGCAAAGTCAGCATTATCCGCTACTTCCTTTAATCTTGTCATCATTGACTTACGATTGTCTGAAGAAAATGGGATTGAACTTATGGAAGGAATCATACGGTATCATCCAAATATTCCCGTTATTATCCTAACTGCTCACGGAAGTATCGAAAGTGCTGTCGAAGCCATGAGAAAGGGGGCATACAGCTACATAACCAAACCATTTCATAATGAAGACCTGTCGCTTCATATTAAAAATGCCCTTGAAAAGCACTATCTAACCAAAGAAATCGAACATCTCAGAAGCCAGCTTGATGAGCAGCACAAATTTAAGCACATTATTGGCAAAGATAAACGAATGCAGGAAATCCTGGACCGCGTATCCATGATTGCCAAAACAGACTGTATAGTTTCAGTTTACGGTGAAAGCGGCACAGGGAAGGAACTCATTGCGCGGGCCATTCATTACAACAGCGATCGTCTAAAATATCCTTTTGTAGCCATAAACTGCGGGACTGTTCCGGAGGAAACATTGGAAGAAGAACTCTTTGGACACATACGAGGCCACAAGGATGCTCATGAAAAAAAAGAAGGGCTTTTCATACAAGCTGACGGAGGCACCATTTTTTTGGATGAGATCGGCACTATCTCATCTTCCTTGCAGACAAAGCTTTTGGAGGTATTACAAGAAGGGGTAATTAAGCCCGTTGGCGGCACAAAGAGCATGAAGACCAATGTACGGGTCATTGTCGCTTCCAATACGGACATGCAAAAGGCGGTGAATGACGGAACGTTTCGTAAAGACTTATTTTACAAAATCCACGTTGTACCCATTTATATCCCGCCTTTACGTGAACGGAGGGACGATATCCCTTTGCTAGCCACTTACTTTCTGACTGGATTTTGTAAGGTGCTCAAGAAAGATATCATCGGATTTACCCCTGCCGCCATTCAAAGGATGATACTTTATGATTGGCCTGGCAATGTACGCGAGTTACAAAACAAGATTGAACACGCCATCATCACAACCAATAAAAACATTATTGCAACAGAGGATATCTTTACCAGCGCAAATATCCTGAAAAATACCTTTAATTCATACAAAGATGCCAAGGAAAGATTTGAACGCGAATACATTGAAAATCTCTTGAAAATAAGTAAAGGAAATATTTCAACTGCCTCAAAAATGGCAAAACGATACAGAGCAGATATTTATAAACTGATTAAAAAATACAATCTTAACCCTGAAAATTATAAAAACGGATTAACCAAGGCAAATACCGGAAGGATGTGGACGTAA
- a CDS encoding ATP-binding protein: MIKNSLWKRILFGYFAIALFMLTMSFYLIFRLNHLNKVTDSIMRSDIPSIENGEKLVDNLLEQVRNKKKYLITNDSAFLDLFDKKKKEFQERLKLLEASITNREKGALLNQIKELHKRYLSMVSKEIILVGKEEIFQPDTRYEDEKEKTLDLLTESINKLTLTTQAELINKIGLFQRIGYKSAKISLVIILFAVLFGAICAYFFTRSVCAPIKILKDATDRIAQGDLDYRIEVTSNDEIGTLGTAFNQMCDKLEEMDQLKTEFVSNVSHNLKTPLTAIREANDLLLEKIAGPISDSQMKLLNITKEETLRLTMMINDLLDISRIEAGLMRYNFQYSNIQDIIRKSADAIRFLAESKNISIHHAHGGFLPKILLDSDKIAQVMDNLLSNAIKFTPSGGDITIRVTEVASGNVSHFFAEQNRLNNVHSFVRVSLSDTGIGIPAECHKKIFDKFQQVNNKGKGGMKGTGLGLSIVKHIVLDHGGDIWVESNAGKGSTFHFTLPCRYDYALQQC, translated from the coding sequence ATGATAAAAAATAGCCTTTGGAAACGGATACTCTTTGGTTATTTTGCCATTGCATTGTTTATGCTGACAATGAGTTTTTATTTAATCTTTCGTCTCAATCACCTCAATAAGGTTACTGACTCGATTATGAGATCTGATATTCCGTCCATTGAGAATGGAGAAAAGCTCGTGGATAACCTTCTTGAACAGGTGAGAAATAAAAAAAAATACCTCATTACTAATGACAGCGCCTTTTTAGATCTCTTTGACAAGAAGAAAAAAGAATTTCAGGAGAGGCTTAAATTGCTGGAAGCATCCATAACGAATCGGGAAAAAGGAGCATTATTAAATCAGATAAAGGAACTGCACAAAAGATATCTTTCCATGGTTTCCAAAGAAATCATCCTGGTGGGTAAGGAGGAGATTTTCCAGCCTGATACCCGTTATGAAGATGAAAAAGAAAAAACACTCGACCTTCTTACCGAATCTATTAATAAGCTAACGCTTACCACCCAGGCAGAATTAATAAATAAAATTGGACTTTTTCAAAGAATCGGATACAAGTCGGCCAAGATATCCCTTGTCATAATTCTTTTTGCCGTTCTCTTTGGAGCAATTTGTGCCTATTTTTTTACCCGCAGTGTCTGTGCTCCCATAAAGATTCTGAAGGATGCTACAGACCGTATTGCCCAGGGAGATTTAGATTATCGGATTGAAGTTACATCAAACGATGAAATCGGTACTCTGGGAACAGCCTTTAATCAAATGTGTGACAAACTCGAAGAGATGGACCAATTGAAAACAGAGTTTGTTTCCAATGTCTCTCACAACCTGAAAACTCCTTTAACGGCTATCCGTGAGGCCAACGATCTCTTGTTGGAAAAAATTGCCGGTCCAATATCCGACTCACAAATGAAACTCCTGAACATTACCAAAGAAGAAACTCTTCGGCTTACCATGATGATTAATGACCTGTTAGACATTTCTCGAATCGAAGCAGGATTGATGAGATACAATTTCCAGTACTCGAACATTCAGGATATTATACGAAAGAGTGCGGATGCAATACGCTTTCTAGCGGAAAGTAAAAATATCAGTATTCATCATGCACATGGAGGCTTTTTGCCAAAAATCCTGCTCGATAGTGACAAAATTGCACAGGTAATGGATAATCTTCTAAGCAATGCCATTAAATTTACTCCATCAGGAGGTGATATTACAATCCGTGTAACTGAAGTTGCGTCCGGTAACGTTTCCCATTTTTTTGCAGAACAAAATCGACTGAATAACGTACATTCTTTTGTCAGGGTCAGCCTTTCAGACACAGGAATTGGGATACCGGCCGAATGTCATAAAAAGATCTTCGACAAATTTCAACAGGTTAATAACAAAGGAAAAGGCGGCATGAAAGGAACAGGGTTAGGCCTTTCTATTGTAAAGCATATTGTACTTGACCACGGTGGTGATATTTGGGTAGAAAGTAATGCAGGAAAGGGCAGCACCTTCCATTTCACGCTTCCCTGCAGGTACGATTACGCCTTACAACAGTGTTAG
- a CDS encoding ATP-binding protein, whose protein sequence is MDVSARFLQTALDGIDDCINIVDKKFQIIFINEAASKRVGKNWRTMLGNKCYAQLWGKSAPCENCVTGKAFETGKTQQTIKWEIGPDGKKHFMEHFAFPITDKEGNVEYTVEIFRDITERKLLEEEREQQRLELGKRVRELRHAYEELKSLQNQLLQAEKMASIGLLASSLAHELDTPLATISGYCELLAEDIQDKNFLGRVKTISEQVIKCQKTIRNLLDFSRKSNYERKLCNIHQLINSILSLVEHRLIIHKIRLHKTFDDQIPPLLVDGNQIQQVILNLVNNAVDALPQGGDVFIETRVNREAKSFEIIFEDNGIGISDEHRKYIFSPFFTTKEPGKGTGLGLLICKNIILAHNGKITLESRVGNGTKFVILLPL, encoded by the coding sequence ATGGATGTATCGGCAAGATTTCTCCAAACAGCCCTGGATGGTATTGATGATTGTATTAATATCGTCGATAAGAAATTTCAAATCATATTTATTAATGAGGCTGCAAGTAAGAGAGTCGGGAAAAATTGGCGAACAATGTTAGGAAACAAGTGTTATGCACAACTGTGGGGAAAAAGCGCACCGTGTGAAAATTGTGTGACAGGAAAGGCTTTTGAGACTGGAAAAACACAGCAAACAATCAAATGGGAAATAGGACCTGATGGTAAAAAGCACTTCATGGAACATTTTGCATTTCCCATTACAGATAAGGAGGGTAATGTAGAATATACGGTAGAAATTTTCAGAGATATTACCGAAAGAAAATTGCTTGAAGAGGAGAGGGAGCAACAACGACTGGAACTGGGCAAGCGGGTACGTGAACTACGGCATGCTTATGAGGAACTCAAATCGTTACAGAATCAACTCCTGCAAGCCGAAAAAATGGCTTCTATCGGCCTTCTTGCATCCAGCCTTGCTCACGAATTGGATACCCCGCTTGCCACGATTTCCGGTTATTGCGAATTACTGGCAGAAGATATTCAGGACAAAAATTTCCTGGGGCGTGTTAAAACCATCTCTGAACAGGTAATAAAGTGCCAAAAGACGATTAGAAATCTATTGGATTTTTCAAGGAAATCCAATTATGAAAGAAAATTATGCAATATCCATCAATTAATCAATAGTATACTTTCACTTGTTGAGCATCGCTTAATAATTCATAAAATAAGATTACATAAAACATTTGATGACCAGATACCACCTTTATTGGTCGACGGGAATCAAATTCAGCAGGTAATTCTCAATCTCGTAAATAATGCTGTGGATGCTTTACCTCAGGGCGGAGATGTCTTTATTGAAACCAGGGTAAATAGGGAGGCGAAGTCTTTCGAAATTATTTTTGAGGACAACGGAATCGGGATCTCCGACGAACACAGAAAATATATTTTTTCGCCCTTCTTTACAACCAAGGAACCTGGCAAAGGAACGGGATTGGGATTATTAATTTGCAAAAATATCATTTTGGCCCATAACGGGAAAATAACATTAGAAAGCCGCGTAGGTAATGGGACGAAATTCGTTATATTGTTGCCTCTGTGA
- a CDS encoding sigma-54-dependent transcriptional regulator → MKKILVVDDDMAMGEMCKELLKSKGYISDVVTSGKEAIEKVSRDGIYAIILTDLVMPEIDGIEVLKRVKQQNPSIDVVVMTSYGTVTNAVEAMKLGASDYITKPFKRDELIIVIEKILQLQRLEGEVDRLRSELGEKYKFGNIIGESPKIKKIYEIISNVSNTEANILVQGETGTGKELVARAIHYNSARKDYPFVKVDCAALAETLLESELFGHEKGAFTGATKDRIGRFRTADHGTIFLDEIGNIPLSVQAKLLRVLQDSEFEAVGSDELIRVDVRIIAATNANLEEHVEKGLFRRDLFYRLNVIRIFLPPLRERVDDVPLLAAYFLSIHSKKNRKTVEGISREALNKLVSYTWPGNIRELENVIERAVILCRGTMIEPVDIPLYQEKMVFPPDLSGKPLDVLMDQVERQIIMNTLETAGADKEKAAKILQISRASFYNKLRKHKITEMT, encoded by the coding sequence TTGAAGAAGATACTGGTTGTTGATGACGATATGGCAATGGGAGAGATGTGTAAAGAGCTTCTGAAGAGTAAAGGCTATATATCGGATGTTGTCACAAGTGGTAAAGAAGCTATAGAAAAGGTGTCCAGGGACGGCATATATGCCATTATCCTTACGGATCTGGTTATGCCAGAGATTGATGGTATAGAGGTTTTAAAAAGGGTTAAACAACAAAATCCAAGTATAGACGTAGTCGTAATGACAAGTTACGGTACTGTAACAAATGCCGTGGAAGCCATGAAACTCGGCGCCTCTGACTATATTACAAAGCCGTTTAAACGTGATGAGCTTATTATTGTCATTGAAAAAATATTGCAACTACAGCGTCTCGAAGGCGAGGTCGACCGGTTGCGTTCCGAACTCGGTGAAAAATACAAATTTGGTAATATCATTGGTGAAAGCCCGAAGATTAAAAAAATATATGAAATTATATCTAATGTTTCTAATACAGAAGCAAATATCCTGGTTCAGGGAGAAACGGGTACTGGTAAAGAATTGGTAGCAAGGGCTATTCATTATAACAGCGCCCGTAAAGATTATCCGTTTGTAAAGGTAGACTGTGCGGCGCTGGCTGAGACTTTGTTGGAAAGTGAGCTATTCGGCCATGAAAAAGGGGCATTTACGGGTGCCACAAAAGATAGAATCGGTCGTTTCAGAACGGCTGATCATGGTACGATATTTTTGGATGAAATCGGTAATATTCCTTTGTCGGTACAAGCGAAATTACTTCGTGTCCTGCAAGACAGTGAATTTGAGGCTGTGGGGAGTGACGAGCTGATAAGAGTGGATGTACGAATCATTGCAGCAACCAATGCAAATCTGGAAGAACACGTTGAAAAAGGCTTATTCCGCAGAGACCTTTTCTACAGACTTAATGTTATTCGTATTTTCCTGCCACCCTTAAGAGAACGTGTAGACGACGTCCCGCTACTTGCTGCGTATTTTCTTTCCATTCATAGTAAAAAGAACCGGAAAACTGTTGAAGGAATTTCCCGTGAGGCGTTAAACAAACTCGTATCGTATACCTGGCCTGGAAATATACGGGAACTGGAAAATGTTATTGAGCGTGCAGTTATCCTTTGCAGAGGGACAATGATTGAACCTGTTGATATTCCTCTGTATCAGGAAAAAATGGTCTTTCCGCCGGATCTCTCCGGGAAGCCACTCGATGTACTAATGGATCAGGTTGAACGTCAAATAATTATGAATACTCTGGAGACGGCGGGAGCAGACAAGGAAAAAGCCGCAAAAATACTCCAGATTTCCCGTGCCAGTTTTTATAATAAGTTAAGAAAACACAAAATTACCGAAATGACATAA
- a CDS encoding MarC family protein, giving the protein MKELQILYIEHWHNFLLAFIPLFIAIDVAGILPIFMSLVEGIEKPQKIKTINQSVITALSVSVGFLAIGKFIFSVLGIEIYDFKMAGGLLLLVFAINDLLFAEKGKRAITSTMGVVPLGIPLVVGPAVLTTIIVTVDTYGYIPTVTSLVINLVIVWVVLLKSNFIYRIMGEGGSKAFAKVASLLLAAIAVMMIRRGFVDMIAFLKKSS; this is encoded by the coding sequence ATGAAAGAATTACAAATTCTCTACATCGAGCATTGGCATAATTTTCTGCTCGCCTTTATTCCTCTCTTTATCGCAATCGACGTGGCAGGGATATTGCCTATTTTTATGTCGTTGGTGGAAGGGATAGAAAAGCCGCAGAAAATAAAAACGATAAACCAGTCTGTGATCACTGCCCTTTCAGTCAGTGTTGGCTTCCTGGCCATCGGAAAGTTTATTTTTTCCGTGCTGGGAATTGAAATATACGATTTCAAAATGGCCGGTGGTCTTTTGTTGTTGGTATTTGCCATCAATGATTTGCTATTTGCGGAGAAAGGAAAGAGGGCAATAACTTCAACGATGGGGGTCGTGCCCTTAGGCATCCCGCTTGTTGTAGGTCCGGCTGTGTTAACCACGATCATTGTTACGGTGGATACCTACGGTTATATTCCAACGGTGACTTCCCTGGTAATAAATCTTGTCATTGTATGGGTCGTCCTTCTGAAGTCAAATTTCATCTATCGAATTATGGGTGAGGGAGGGTCCAAGGCCTTTGCCAAGGTCGCATCTCTGTTGCTTGCAGCCATAGCCGTAATGATGATCAGGCGGGGATTTGTGGATATGATAGCATTTCTGAAGAAATCTTCCTGA
- a CDS encoding peptidylprolyl isomerase has protein sequence MLRGFVKPIGILLGGILCIHLSVSAAETDTKKPSAPPKKAQAVPKAKASEPKEKEAVAPQKRKGDSSKVLATVNGENIIQEDVDHVLGRFGNQISEDQVPAVTQQILDGLITQKLILQFIRDNKLEPSKTEIETEVNKVREDIKANPGLAGQTLEQVLESHGSSIDDLKKDITISLSLEKYLGKDLDDQKIKAYFEQNRSAYDESEVKASHVLVDTRQMKSETELAQAKEKINKIKAEIDAGKDFAEAAKQYSDCPSKEKGGDLGFFKRKGQMVEPFAAAAFALKTGQISGPVQTQFGYHLIKVTEIKKGKDINFDTIKPNVKQDILSEKAKVLIAQLRQNAKIDMKTPL, from the coding sequence ATGTTAAGGGGATTTGTTAAACCGATAGGGATACTATTGGGTGGAATATTGTGCATTCATTTGAGTGTATCTGCCGCAGAAACAGATACAAAAAAACCTTCTGCACCGCCAAAAAAGGCACAAGCTGTACCGAAGGCAAAGGCTAGTGAACCGAAAGAAAAAGAGGCAGTAGCACCCCAGAAGCGAAAGGGCGATTCAAGTAAAGTTCTGGCGACAGTAAATGGTGAAAATATCATCCAGGAGGACGTTGACCATGTCCTCGGCAGATTCGGAAATCAGATAAGCGAAGATCAAGTTCCAGCAGTTACGCAACAGATACTTGATGGACTGATTACCCAAAAGCTCATCCTGCAATTTATTCGTGATAATAAGCTCGAACCGAGCAAAACGGAGATAGAGACAGAAGTGAATAAGGTGCGGGAAGATATCAAAGCCAATCCGGGTCTGGCAGGTCAAACACTGGAGCAGGTATTGGAGTCCCACGGGAGCAGTATTGACGATTTGAAGAAAGATATCACTATATCCCTATCATTGGAAAAGTATCTTGGCAAAGACCTTGATGATCAGAAAATAAAGGCATATTTTGAGCAGAATAGGTCTGCCTATGACGAATCGGAAGTAAAGGCCAGCCATGTCCTGGTAGATACACGGCAAATGAAGTCGGAAACAGAATTGGCACAGGCTAAAGAAAAAATCAATAAAATAAAGGCAGAGATAGATGCGGGAAAAGATTTTGCAGAAGCTGCAAAGCAGTATTCTGATTGTCCTTCCAAAGAAAAAGGCGGAGACTTGGGTTTCTTTAAAAGAAAAGGACAAATGGTTGAGCCATTCGCTGCTGCTGCGTTTGCGTTAAAAACAGGACAGATAAGTGGCCCTGTACAGACACAATTCGGATATCATCTCATAAAAGTTACAGAAATAAAAAAAGGGAAAGATATTAACTTCGATACTATAAAGCCCAATGTTAAACAAGATATCCTGAGTGAAAAAGCCAAGGTACTCATAGCGCAGCTCAGACAGAATGCCAAGATAGATATGAAAACGCCTCTTTAA
- a CDS encoding radical SAM protein: MINTLEKKQIGPKRTLRDKVFDYSSQKIGKERTKFFFKLYDLARFDLFGKPKGAIGSIDITNRCNLRCKHCYFYAHDYEERPELSDDEWIDKLESLKETDFPFYQCSWIGGEPLLRKELIERGMKYFKSNLVATNGTIELPNWPDVNFYMSVDGKKDMHDTIRGKGCHERIKKHANRPELKIHVSMVINKMNYQDIEYFIEEWKDVGVKGCLFQIHTPIKGLKNDDLWPGWQLRDEILDKLLRLKDDKYGDFIGVPSLVLKLMKSDKCKEVTRNCVFKEVSFCLDPQGQIKKPCMMGPYADCLRCGCVLPFHMWALEDKWLMAREVFMSLRRKLGKKAFR; the protein is encoded by the coding sequence ATGATTAACACTTTAGAAAAGAAACAAATTGGTCCGAAGCGGACGTTGAGAGACAAGGTATTCGATTATTCCAGTCAAAAAATCGGTAAAGAAAGGACGAAATTTTTCTTTAAATTATATGACCTTGCCAGGTTTGACCTCTTTGGCAAACCAAAAGGCGCAATTGGATCAATTGATATTACCAACCGCTGTAATCTGCGTTGTAAACACTGCTATTTTTATGCACATGACTATGAAGAGAGGCCTGAGCTCAGTGATGACGAATGGATTGATAAACTCGAGAGCTTGAAAGAGACAGATTTTCCATTTTATCAATGTTCCTGGATTGGCGGTGAACCCCTCCTGAGAAAAGAATTAATAGAACGCGGCATGAAATATTTCAAATCAAATCTGGTGGCTACCAATGGTACGATTGAACTGCCCAACTGGCCAGATGTGAACTTCTATATGTCGGTTGACGGCAAAAAGGATATGCATGATACCATTCGGGGAAAGGGTTGCCATGAAAGGATAAAAAAACATGCCAACAGGCCTGAATTAAAAATTCATGTATCGATGGTAATTAATAAGATGAATTATCAGGATATTGAATATTTTATCGAGGAATGGAAAGACGTTGGTGTTAAGGGATGTTTATTTCAAATACATACGCCAATAAAAGGCTTGAAAAACGATGACCTGTGGCCAGGCTGGCAATTACGCGATGAAATATTAGATAAACTGCTTCGGCTAAAAGATGACAAATACGGGGATTTTATCGGCGTGCCCAGTCTTGTTCTGAAGCTTATGAAATCAGATAAATGCAAAGAGGTCACGAGAAATTGCGTCTTCAAAGAGGTATCCTTTTGTCTCGACCCTCAGGGTCAGATTAAAAAACCGTGTATGATGGGCCCTTATGCTGACTGTCTACGGTGTGGATGCGTCCTCCCTTTTCATATGTGGGCGCTTGAAGACAAGTGGCTTATGGCAAGAGAGGTTTTCATGTCATTGAGGCGCAAATTGGGGAAAAAGGCCTTTCGTTAG
- a CDS encoding cation:proton antiporter, whose product MIVNESVLSLGISLIALFFAGLLAAKVNQSLTAVFIVVGMILQNFFPVTIITEFIATLGIIFMLFMFGLEFSVGNLFHNQRKIFTTGIYDLFFNFPIGLLLGWILGYDLMQSLLLGGILYVTSSVIVAKSIIDLKRSANPETEYILNILIFEDMFIALFLAFFVGILNYGHIDTKGTIIVLLKTSAFFLFFIVLAKTSKKFIDKIVDIEHTELFVILILSIIVLSAGAASKIGLSEAIGAFLAGLLLSETKQRHRISEAIKPFQQFSTAIFFVAFGMSIDYKHVTNLIPIGIFIFVISSFSKVFGGYFIGKRYHLSRKAGLRLGFSLIPRGEFSIILAGTIAMNPNLPFPLKSLTGVYVLLSAILGSIIMKESDWFVKWFIERKEGETKQISDRSETSLPK is encoded by the coding sequence ATGATCGTAAATGAAAGCGTGTTATCATTAGGGATTTCCCTCATCGCCTTATTTTTTGCTGGTTTGTTGGCCGCAAAAGTCAATCAATCGCTCACGGCTGTATTCATCGTGGTGGGAATGATTCTGCAGAATTTTTTCCCCGTTACGATTATTACAGAATTTATCGCCACCCTGGGTATTATTTTTATGCTGTTTATGTTTGGTCTGGAATTTTCTGTGGGCAATTTATTTCATAACCAGCGGAAAATATTTACTACCGGGATTTACGACCTTTTCTTCAACTTTCCCATTGGTCTGCTTCTTGGCTGGATACTAGGTTACGATTTGATGCAATCCCTTTTACTCGGTGGTATTCTTTATGTCACCAGCTCTGTGATTGTGGCCAAGTCAATTATCGATTTAAAACGTTCTGCAAACCCAGAGACTGAATATATCCTTAACATTCTGATTTTTGAGGATATGTTTATAGCCCTATTCCTTGCATTTTTTGTTGGGATTCTGAATTATGGTCATATTGACACAAAGGGTACAATCATTGTTCTGCTAAAAACCTCGGCCTTTTTTCTGTTCTTTATTGTTCTCGCCAAGACTTCAAAGAAATTTATCGATAAGATTGTTGATATTGAGCATACGGAGTTATTTGTAATCCTGATTCTTTCGATTATCGTGCTTTCTGCCGGTGCTGCGTCCAAAATAGGGCTTTCTGAAGCAATAGGGGCGTTTCTTGCAGGACTTTTATTGTCGGAAACAAAACAAAGGCATCGAATTTCCGAGGCGATCAAACCCTTCCAACAATTTTCCACAGCGATTTTCTTTGTCGCATTTGGCATGTCAATCGATTATAAGCATGTGACAAACCTTATTCCGATCGGGATATTTATCTTTGTTATCTCCTCTTTCAGCAAGGTCTTTGGAGGTTATTTTATTGGCAAAAGATATCATTTGAGCAGAAAGGCAGGTTTAAGGCTTGGTTTCAGCCTCATTCCAAGAGGGGAATTTTCCATCATCTTAGCAGGAACGATTGCAATGAATCCCAATTTACCCTTTCCCCTCAAATCTCTTACAGGGGTTTACGTACTGCTCAGCGCCATTCTCGGAAGTATTATTATGAAAGAGTCCGATTGGTTTGTAAAATGGTTTATTGAAAGGAAAGAGGGGGAAACCAAACAAATTTCTGACCGGTCAGAAACGAGTTTGCCCAAATGA